The following coding sequences are from one Rhipicephalus microplus isolate Deutch F79 chromosome 3, USDA_Rmic, whole genome shotgun sequence window:
- the LOC119163705 gene encoding ubiquitin-conjugating enzyme E2 Z: MADRRLQDLGDEQPTPQCLQRIQHDLAELNANPPPGVFVSTEENDMTLLHAVIVGSWGTPIEGGFFRLVLKFPHDYPSRPPRVRFLTGVGKASFSGHIYGELVCLSVLGTAPGPGWNPAMNIGSLLVSIQSFLADGASERMRYNTVSIAVCDTLEDCLQNTDSPSVSPALSKQMLKYFADNYAKYEGAVEAQICSPGAFSWFKNIMIGDYEPLLKRLRDIKKKIDDQNTTAQ; the protein is encoded by the coding sequence ATGGCGGATCGCCGGCTTCAAGATCTCGGGGACGAACAACCGACTCCGCAATGCCTGCAGAGGATCCAGCACGACCTGGCAGAGCTGAACGCCAACCCACCGCCGGGCGTGTTCGTCTCGACCGAAGAGAACGACATGACCCTGCTGCACGCCGTAATCGTGGGTTCCTGGGGTACGCCTATCGAAGGCGGCTTCTTCCGCCTGGTGCTCAAGTTCCCGCACGACTACCCTTCGCGACCGCCTCGCGTTCGCTTCCTGACCGGCGTGGGCAAGGCGTCCTTTAGCGGCCACATCTACGGCGAGCTCGTGTGCCTTAGCGTACTCGGCACAGCTCCCGGACCGGGTTGGAACCCCGCGATGAACATTGGCAGTCTGCTCGTCTCCATTCAGTCCTTCCTGGCCGACGGCGCTTCGGAACGCATGCGCTACAACACCGTCAGCATCGCCGTGTGTGACACGCTCGAAGATTGCCTGCAGAACACAGACTCGCCTTCGGTGTCCCCTGCTCTGTCTAAGCAGATGCTCAAGTACTTCGCCGACAACTACGCGAAGTACGAGGGCGCGGTCGAGGCTCAGATCTGTTCGCCGGGAGCATTTTCGTGGTTTAAGAATATCATGATCGGCGATTACGAACCGCTGCTCAAACGACTACGCGATATCAAGAAGAAAATCGACGACCAGAACACCACTGCACAGTGA